The Natrinema amylolyticum genome includes the window GCTCTCGCGCCAGTCCTCGAACTCCTCGCGGTCCCCGACCTGCACCTCGAGTAAGTTCGCGAACAGCGCGTCCCGGGCCGTCTCGACGACGTCACCGGTGACGCGCTCGTCGTACTCCTCGCGGTCGAACTCCATGGCCTTCGCGACCTCGCGGACGACCGTCTGGGCCGCGGGACCGACCGACTCGTACTGTGTGCGTGCGTCTTCGGCCGACTCGAAGGTGAACGTCCCCACCGTGTGCATACCCGGCTAGTCGACGGACCGGCAGTTACGCGTTTTCGTTCTCACCGGCGTCGCCGTCGGTCCCCTCAGCGTCGGCGTTCGACTCCGGTTCGTCGTCTCCGGCGTCCTCGCTTCCGTCGCTCGAGGCCTGCATCTCCCGGGTCAGCTCCGCGGCCTCCTGCAGAACGGTCTCGGCTTCGCTAGTCAGCGATCCGCGGCCGGGCTGGCGACTCTGACGAGCGATTCCGCCTTCGAGCGAGTCGGGACGGCCGGGTTCGTGGCCGTGATGGTGACCGGACTCCTCGAACTCGGGCGTCTCGATCTCCGTCGCGTGCGGACTGACGATCTCGCCGAGCTCCTCGGGGCTGCACTCTCCCCAGTCGGGCGCGTGGTCCTCGAGCCACTCGCGATGGTCCTCGCGACCGAGCGATGCAGTGATCGCGAGGTGGTTGGCGAGATGAACCGCGTCGGCCTCCTCGGTGTCACAGACCGGACAGGCGTATCCCATGGGGTCCGGTACCGGCTGCGAACGGTAAAACGTCCCGCACCCGGCTAGCCGAGTTTCCGGATCATCACGATCGCGTCCTCGCCGTTGGCGTAG containing:
- a CDS encoding DUF5809 family protein, with product MHTVGTFTFESAEDARTQYESVGPAAQTVVREVAKAMEFDREEYDERVTGDVVETARDALFANLLEVQVGDREEFEDWRESYDGEVTTVGHEDVDRVVWHAGPDGEAVAATFQNEEDAAVATLRRQAFGRLYRELVDRS
- a CDS encoding DUF5810 domain-containing protein, yielding MGYACPVCDTEEADAVHLANHLAITASLGREDHREWLEDHAPDWGECSPEELGEIVSPHATEIETPEFEESGHHHGHEPGRPDSLEGGIARQSRQPGRGSLTSEAETVLQEAAELTREMQASSDGSEDAGDDEPESNADAEGTDGDAGENENA